Proteins from a single region of Choloepus didactylus isolate mChoDid1 chromosome 10, mChoDid1.pri, whole genome shotgun sequence:
- the LOC119505397 gene encoding LOW QUALITY PROTEIN: THUMP domain-containing protein 3-like (The sequence of the model RefSeq protein was modified relative to this genomic sequence to represent the inferred CDS: deleted 2 bases in 1 codon) codes for MDFIRGLRGTANMSDIEEATNQLLDVNLHENQRSIQVTESGLRSESEYLRVTIGATVPTGFEQTAADEVREKLGSSCKISKDWGKIYFDISVESLAQVHCLRSVDNLFVVVEEFKDYQFKQKKEEVLKDFEDLAGKLPWSDPLKVWKINTNFKKKKTKRRKINHNSNKGKIDTGQGDKIDERDVKKEFTKNTLDAHILDYYENAAIKEEISTLVGDDLASSKEDETDESSREETEPQVLKFRVTCNRAGEKHCFTSNEAARDFGGAVQDYFKLKADMTNFDVEVLLNIHDNEIVVGIALMEESLHRRNITHFGPTTLRSTLAYGMLRLCAPQPTDIIVDPMCGTGAIPIEGATEWSNYYHIAGDNNPLAVNRAANNISSLLTKNQVKESKPSWGLPIDAVQWDICNLPLRTGSVDIIVTDMPFGKRMGSRKRNWNLYPACLWEMSCVCRPGTGRAVLLTQDKKCFTKALSGMGHVWRKVHTVLVNIGGLHAAVYLLKRTIQAFDHHSEQD; via the exons ATGGACTTTATTAGGGGTCTTCGAGGCACTGCCAATATGTCTGACATTGAAGAAGCCACTAACCAACTCTTAGATGTGAACCTTCATGAGAACCAGAGGTCTATACAGGTGACAGAAAGTGGCCTCAGAAGTGAGTCTGAGTATCTCCGAGTCACCATTGGAGCCACCGTACCTACTGGTTTTGAGCAAACAGCCGCAGATGAAGTGAGAGAGAAATTAGGATCATCATGCAAAATCAGCAAAGACTGGGGCAAGATATATTTCGACATTTCAGTGGAAAGTCTGGCTCAGGTCCATTGTCTGAGATCAGTTGATAACTTATTTGTGGTTGTTGAAGAGTTTAAAGATTACCagttcaaa caaaaaaaggaagaagttttAAAGGATTTTGAAGACTTGGCTGGGAAGCTTCCATGGTCAGACCCTTTGAAAGTATGGAAAATCAACAccaatttcaagaaaaaaaaaacaaagcgtagaaaaataaatcataattcaAATAAAGGGAAGATTGATACTGGACAAGGAGACAAAATAGATGAGAGAGATGTTAAAAAAGAGTTCACTAAGAACACCTTAGATGCACATATCTTAGACTATTACGAAAATGCAGCCATCAAAGAGGAGATATCAACGTTAGTAGGTGATGATTTGGCATCTTCCAAAGAAGATGAGACTGATGAAAGCTCAAGAGAAGAAACTGAGCCTCAAGTGCTGAAGTTTCGAGTCACATGCAACAGGGCAGGAGAGAAACATTGCTTTACCTCAAATGAGGCTGCAAGAGATTTTGGGGGTGCTGttcaagattattttaaattgaagGCTGACATGACCAACTTTGATGTGGAGGTTCTTTTGAATATCCATGATAATGAAATAGTTGTGGGCATTGCACTGATGGAAGAGAGTCTCCACCGAAGAAATATCACGCATTTTGGACCTACAACTCTTAGATCTACTCTTGCCTATGGGATGCTCAGGCTCTGTGCTCCTCAGCCTACTGACATAATAGTTGATCCGATGTGTGGAACAGGGGCCATACCAATAGAGGGGGCTACTGAATGGTCTAACTATTATCATATTGCTGGTGATAATAATCCATTGGCTGTGAATAGAGCAGCAAATAACATCTCATCTTTATTGACCAAGAACCAAGTTAAAGAAAGCAAACCATCCTGGGGCTTGCCTATAGATGCTGTTCAATGGGATATCTGCAATCTGCCATTGAGAACTGGCTCTGTAGATATTATTGTAACAGATATGCCATTTGGAAAAAGGATGGGCTCCAGGAAAAGAAACTGGAACCTTTATCCAGCTTGCCTATGGGAAATGAGCTGTGTCTGTAGACCTGGCACAGGTCGAGCTGTACTACTTACTCAGGACAAGAAATGCTTCACCAAGGCATTATCCGGAATGGGACATGTATGGCGAAAGGTGCATACTGTCTTGGTGAATATAGGGGGTCTTCATGCTGCCGTTTATCTTCTGAAACGTACTATTCAGGCCTTTGATCATCATTCAGAACAAGATTGA